TCGAGACGCGGGCGAGGCCGACGAAGATCCCCGAAGTCACCGACAGCACGCTGGCCGTGACGACGATTCCCAGTACCAACACGTAGGCGTTGATGAACTGCGGGAGGACCGTCGGAATGAGCGCGTAGTCGACCTGCACGGCCAGAATGTAGAGCACGAGCAGCACGATCCCGAGCGCGACGAGGCTCGAGAGGCCGACGCCGAGGTACTTCAGCGTCTGGTCGTCGAAGAACCCGTCGGCCGCAGCGTTGGCTTCGGGTGACGCCCCCGAGTATGAATCAGCCATAGTTGCGAGGTTGTGGTGCGGAGCCGAGTTATATTATCCGGAGAAGTACTCCGAGTAGATCTCGTCGTACGTGCCGTCCTCTCTGATCGCAGCGAGCGCCTCGTTGACGCGCTCGCGGAACTCGTCGTCGTCCTGCCGGAACGCGATGCCGTAGTTCTCGATCGTGAGCGTGAGGTACGGCGGCGCCTCCTGGTCGCTCTCGGCGGCGACGCCCTCGCCTTCGAGGAAGACGACGTCGTCGCGGTCGTTGGCGAAGCCGGCGTTGACGGTGTTGTCGTTGATGACGGCGTTGACCTGGCCGTTGATGAGCGCCTGGAACGCGCCGTTGATCTGGTCGTAGCTCTTGATGTCGAGTTCGCCGTCGAACTCCGATTTCAGTTCCTCGGCCGCGCCGGCCCCGGTCGTCCCCTTCTGGACGCCGACGGGGTTGCCGCGGAGGTCTTCCTTCGAGGAGATCTCGCTGTCGGCGCGAACGATGACCGTCTGGTAGGCCGTGAAGTAGGGATCGGAGAAGTCGACCTGCTCGGCCCGCTGGTCGTTGATCGTCATCGCGGACATGATGATCCGGAAGTTGTTGTTGTTGAGCGAGGGGATGATCGAGTCGAAGCTCGTCGGCTTGAACTCGTAGGACACGCCGAGTTGCTCCTCGAAGATCGCCGCCGCGATGTCGACGTCGAACCCGGTCAGTTCCCCGGAGGTGGTCTCGTACTCGAAGGGGCGGTACGGGATGTCCGATCCGATGACGACGTTCGAGGGGACGACCGATTCGGTCGTCGCCGCTTCGGTCGCCGTCTCGGTCGCGTCGGATCCCGAGTCGCCGTCGCTCGTCGTTTCAGTTGCCTGGTCGCCGGACCCGCCACCGGTACAGCCGGCGAACAGACCGCCGGCCAGAACGCCAGCACCGGTCTTCACGTACGTCCGTCTGTCCATAACATCGTCCAATTGTAGAGAGGAATATAACAACGTGTCGCTTCGGTATACGTCCGTTCACCCGTCTGAAGGGATTATGAACGGTCGTCCGGCGTCAGAGCTGTTCCCGGGGGCGCACCCGAGTGGAACCGCGAGAACCATCGCCGGCGACGCGTTCAGTCGCCGCCGGGAACGCCGCGAGACCCGGAGACACCGGCGTCCCGACGAAGCGTGTACCACGCCGCGACAACGAGAGCGAGGGCGAGGAGTCCGCCCGCGAAGGAGACGCGCTGGAGCGTCCCGCCGTACACCAGTCGCCCGGTGACGAGGAGCGAGACCACGACGGCGGCGGCGGCCGCACTCAATCGGCGGACGCGGCGGCCGGACCGCGGCCCGGTCGACGGCGAAGTCCAGACGGCCGCCGCGAGCAGCGCCGCGTAGGTCCCGAGGCCGAGGAAGTAGTAGACCGCCTGGATCGGCGGCCCGAACGTAACGAACGCGTGGGGGGTCAACACGAGCAGGATCGGGAGCGCCGCGGCCGCGGCGGCGAGCGCCTTGTCGGTCCCGTCGGAGGCATCCGCGCTACTTCTGCCCGAGGCCGTCTCGTCGCCGGACGGTCCGTACGTCCAGGCGGCCGCGAGCGCGACGCCGGTGAAGATGATCGACGCCGTCCCGAAGTGCGCCAGCAGGATCGCCCACTCGTAGGTCGTCACCGTGAGCGCACCGAGGATGATCTGCGAGGGCAGGAGGATCGTCGCGCCGGCGAGCGCGAGTCGAATCCGACGATCCGCCCCCGTCCGCCAGGCGTGGATCGTCGTCCCGAGGACGACGAACCCGGTGATCATCGCGACGAGGCGGTGGAACCACTCGACGAAACTGCTCCAGTTCGCCGGGAACAGACCGA
This portion of the Halobellus litoreus genome encodes:
- a CDS encoding basic amino acid ABC transporter substrate-binding protein, with translation MDRRTYVKTGAGVLAGGLFAGCTGGGSGDQATETTSDGDSGSDATETATEAATTESVVPSNVVIGSDIPYRPFEYETTSGELTGFDVDIAAAIFEEQLGVSYEFKPTSFDSIIPSLNNNNFRIIMSAMTINDQRAEQVDFSDPYFTAYQTVIVRADSEISSKEDLRGNPVGVQKGTTGAGAAEELKSEFDGELDIKSYDQINGAFQALINGQVNAVINDNTVNAGFANDRDDVVFLEGEGVAAESDQEAPPYLTLTIENYGIAFRQDDDEFRERVNEALAAIREDGTYDEIYSEYFSG
- a CDS encoding COX15/CtaA family protein produces the protein MDARLRRFVGVSAALTGLLMVLGVYTAATGAGLTCAGRWPFCDGFLGLFPANWSSFVEWFHRLVAMITGFVVLGTTIHAWRTGADRRIRLALAGATILLPSQIILGALTVTTYEWAILLAHFGTASIIFTGVALAAAWTYGPSGDETASGRSSADASDGTDKALAAAAAALPILLVLTPHAFVTFGPPIQAVYYFLGLGTYAALLAAAVWTSPSTGPRSGRRVRRLSAAAAAVVVSLLVTGRLVYGGTLQRVSFAGGLLALALVVAAWYTLRRDAGVSGSRGVPGGD